One Mercenaria mercenaria strain notata chromosome 12, MADL_Memer_1, whole genome shotgun sequence DNA segment encodes these proteins:
- the LOC123534713 gene encoding uncharacterized protein LOC123534713 translates to MADQEEVVYDDTLTEDDTKDDQHRREQSSDTGSKPAGSTEVVETMPRTKPPPVAPKPKHIQETLDRKGCSAINADSQMLSTPGWYYFDGKNLSIQRPEAVYTPGSDYCHVLMAKNADDDSDNSDSSLESDSSGSENANEDVQVRSKLSGLKTLNINIRLNVADLVQTSASSRRHRHKRTRHKTVRRVPPTNYEIVNINNESTDTGKEPVENSMKSIGVETDVFELPPRRPPKTYRTEVNESDAGQSSKNDSTVEEENYEFMASVEPAAANKNRNVKRHSSEPALSSAHAHSSEEIYGYKEDYYSQISGLNAPDSDVYSSDTQIKTEVKDLSGTQEWFYTYKERHKAETNLSKDEKADGSFAVISENIEENHHFPFTLLLKHRGKITRTPIKRITDFRRKKYELFNTKKDTILKLVEHFRLKPLPHFKLTLR, encoded by the exons ATGGCGGACCAAGAAGAAGTTGTCTACGACGACACACTCACGGAAGATGATACAAAAGATGACCAACACCGGCGTGAACAGTCAAGTGACACAGGAAGTAAACCAGCCGGAAGTACTGAAGTTGTTGAGACAATGCCCCGAACAAAACCACCACCAGTTGCACCAAAACCAAAGCACATTCAGGAGACCTTGGACAGAAAAG gtTGTTCAGCGATTAATGCCGATTCACAGATGTTGTCGACACCAGGATGGTATTATTTTGACGGGAAAAATTTATCCATACAAAG accggAAGCTGTCTATACACCGGGCAGTGATTACTGTCACGTGTTGATGGCCAAGAACGCTGATGACGATAGCGATAATAGCGATTCTTCCTTGGAGTCTGACAGCAGCGGCAGTGAAAACGCAAACG AGGACGTGCAGGTGCGTTCAAAACTGTCGGGTCTGAAGACACTAAATATCAACATCCGCCTCAATGTAGCTGATCTTGTACAGACATCAGCTTCTTCAAGACGTCACAGGCACAAGAGAACACGTCACAAAACAG TTCGTCGTGTTCCGCCAACAAACTACGAGATAGTAAATATCAACAATGAATCCACTGATACTGGTAAGGAACCGGTAGAAAACTCTATGAAAAGCATTGGAGTAGAAACAGATGTTTTTGAACTTCCACCAAGGAGACCTCCGAAAACGTATCGCACAGAAGTCAATGAATCTGACGCCGGTCAGTCTAGTAAG aatgatTCCACGGTTGAGGAGGAGAATTATGAATTCATGGCGTCTGTTGAACCAGCAGCTGCTAATAAAA ATAGAAACGTTAAAAGACACAGTTCAGAACCAGCTCTCAGTTCGGCGCATGCGCACAGTTCAGAGGAGATATACGGTTACAAAGAGGATTACTATTCGCAAATTTCGGGACTCAACGCACCAG ATAGTGACGTATACTCTTCCGACACTCAGATAAAGACTGAAGtg AAAGATCTGTCAGGGACTCAAGAATGGTTTTATACTTACAAAGAACGTCATAAAGCAGAAACTAACCTTTCTAAGGATGAAAAGGCG GACGGAAGCTTTGCCGTGATTTCcgaaaatattgaagaaaatcaTCATTTTCCCTTCACTCTATTACTCAAACACAGAGGAAAAATTACACGAACGCCTATAAAGAGAATCACAGATTTTAGGAGAAAGAAATACGAGTTGTTTAATACAAAAAAG GATACAATTCTTAAACTAGTGGAACATTTTAGACTCAAGCCCTTGCCGCATTTCAAGTTAACTTTAAGATGA
- the LOC123534716 gene encoding BTB/POZ domain-containing protein 6-B-like isoform X1: MKWSCNFVPVVLRVLDFFKVNMDVDDWRAGKNELPDRYMHMFENQIGCDVTFSLGEDKKIAAHKFILISRSAVFETMFCGSLAEKTTKVIKIPDIEVEIFMAFLKFMYMSEIDLNDQNTLPILYVARKYCVEDLVKICADVLRAKMTPETVCEILEQAHTYDINDLKNMCLQFIFENGNSVLMSAGFKELCFDCVQQIIKSNDLFVEESDVYMALTSWATKECARRNLETHGTNKRAVLGSLLFKVRFPTMDRIFFTDVVSADDILTDSEKIALFQHMFGSFSKQDLVFPDVKREARLIKCMRFPKNEHGGICCEPGFKNSNFGIDVRSSEDIMLQGLILFGACSSSTGSNQSDSVFKGMSPANPVEDQHVKIVISGVPQHQSETLTFEYDNVDVPLQEVYHLFLKEPVLLKKCRLYAIQVKLDLFLPYQTYSGVNGLSEVDSGSIRFNFHTHQSLIATTVEKGQIAGLLFCKVPDPERNETSLSPRGSPVKRDMREDFRSCFTKKELFPSSSY; the protein is encoded by the exons atgaaatggaGTTGTAACTTTGTGCCTGTGGTTTTAAGGGTTCTCG ATTTCTTTAAAGTAAACATGGATGTTGATGACTGGCGGGCAGGGAAGAACGAACTGCCGGACCGCTACATGCACATGTTCGAAAACCAGATAGGGTGCGACGTGACGTTCTCTTTAGGAGAAGACAAGAAGATAGCCGCCCATAAGTTTATCCTTATAAGCAGAAGTGCCGTGTTCGAGACCATGTTCTGTGGATCCCTTGCCGAGAAAACTACCAAGGTTATAAA GATTCCAGACATTGAGGTTGAGATATTTATGGCGTTCCTGAAGTTCATGTACATGTCAGAGATAGATCTCAATGATCAGAATACCCTACCAATCTTATACGTGGCCCGGAAGTACTGTGTCGAGGATTTGGTGAAGATCTGCGCGGATGTTTTACGTGCGAAAATGACGCCGGAAACAGTTTGTGAAATTTTGGAGCAAGCCCACACTTACGACATAAACGACCTGAAGAATATGTGTTTGCAGTTCATATTTGAGAACGGAAACTCCGTTCTTATGTCTGCTGGTTTTAAAGAATTGTGTTTCGACTGTGTGCAGCAGATAATCAAATCGAACGACCTGTTTGTGGAGGAAAGTGATGTCTACATGGCTCTCACTTCCTGGGCAACTAAAGAATGCGCCCGAAGAAACCTTGAGACACACGGGACCAACAAACGTGCTGTTCTCGGTAGTCTGCTTTTCAAAGTACGGTTTCCAACAATGGACCGCATTTTTTTCACTGATGTTGTGTCAGCAGACGACATTCTAACAGACTCCGAGAAGATCGCATTGTTTCAGCACATGTTTGGGTCATTTAGCAAGCAAGATCTCGTATTTCCTGACGTGAAACGAGAAGCACGACTTATCAAGTGCATGCGGTTTCCGAAGAATGAACACGGTGGCATATGCTGTGAACCTGGCTTCAAGAACTCGAACTTCGGCATTGACGTACGTTCGTCAGAAGACATAATGTTACAAGGACTGATTCTATTTGGTGCATGCTCTAGTTCCACCGGGTCTAACCAGTCAGATTCCGTTTTCAAAGGAATGTCTCCTGCTAACCCAGTAGAAGACCAGCATGTGAAAATTGTCATTTCCGGTGTTCCACAGCACCAGTCAGAAACGCTGACGTTTGAATACGACAACGTCGATGTCCCGTTACAAGAAGTATACCACCTGTTCCTTAAGGAACCGGTACTGCTGAAGAAATGTCGCTTGTATGCAATCCAGGTCAAACTGGATTTGTTTCTTCCATATCAGACATACAGCGGAGTAAATGGGCTTTCAGAGGTCGACAGCGGATCAATCAGATTCAACTTCCATACCCACCAGTCTTTGATAGCTACGACAGTAGAAAAAGGTCAAATAGCCGGACTACTTTTCTGTAAGGTTCCGGACCCAGAGCGCAATGAAACTTCACTGTCTCCACGTGGCTCGCCGGTGAAACGGGACATGAGAGAAGATTTTCGCTCTTGTTTTACCAAGAAGGAACTTTTTCCATCAAGCTCTTATTAG
- the LOC123534716 gene encoding BTB/POZ domain-containing protein 6-B-like isoform X2 has translation MDVDDWRAGKNELPDRYMHMFENQIGCDVTFSLGEDKKIAAHKFILISRSAVFETMFCGSLAEKTTKVIKIPDIEVEIFMAFLKFMYMSEIDLNDQNTLPILYVARKYCVEDLVKICADVLRAKMTPETVCEILEQAHTYDINDLKNMCLQFIFENGNSVLMSAGFKELCFDCVQQIIKSNDLFVEESDVYMALTSWATKECARRNLETHGTNKRAVLGSLLFKVRFPTMDRIFFTDVVSADDILTDSEKIALFQHMFGSFSKQDLVFPDVKREARLIKCMRFPKNEHGGICCEPGFKNSNFGIDVRSSEDIMLQGLILFGACSSSTGSNQSDSVFKGMSPANPVEDQHVKIVISGVPQHQSETLTFEYDNVDVPLQEVYHLFLKEPVLLKKCRLYAIQVKLDLFLPYQTYSGVNGLSEVDSGSIRFNFHTHQSLIATTVEKGQIAGLLFCKVPDPERNETSLSPRGSPVKRDMREDFRSCFTKKELFPSSSY, from the exons ATGGATGTTGATGACTGGCGGGCAGGGAAGAACGAACTGCCGGACCGCTACATGCACATGTTCGAAAACCAGATAGGGTGCGACGTGACGTTCTCTTTAGGAGAAGACAAGAAGATAGCCGCCCATAAGTTTATCCTTATAAGCAGAAGTGCCGTGTTCGAGACCATGTTCTGTGGATCCCTTGCCGAGAAAACTACCAAGGTTATAAA GATTCCAGACATTGAGGTTGAGATATTTATGGCGTTCCTGAAGTTCATGTACATGTCAGAGATAGATCTCAATGATCAGAATACCCTACCAATCTTATACGTGGCCCGGAAGTACTGTGTCGAGGATTTGGTGAAGATCTGCGCGGATGTTTTACGTGCGAAAATGACGCCGGAAACAGTTTGTGAAATTTTGGAGCAAGCCCACACTTACGACATAAACGACCTGAAGAATATGTGTTTGCAGTTCATATTTGAGAACGGAAACTCCGTTCTTATGTCTGCTGGTTTTAAAGAATTGTGTTTCGACTGTGTGCAGCAGATAATCAAATCGAACGACCTGTTTGTGGAGGAAAGTGATGTCTACATGGCTCTCACTTCCTGGGCAACTAAAGAATGCGCCCGAAGAAACCTTGAGACACACGGGACCAACAAACGTGCTGTTCTCGGTAGTCTGCTTTTCAAAGTACGGTTTCCAACAATGGACCGCATTTTTTTCACTGATGTTGTGTCAGCAGACGACATTCTAACAGACTCCGAGAAGATCGCATTGTTTCAGCACATGTTTGGGTCATTTAGCAAGCAAGATCTCGTATTTCCTGACGTGAAACGAGAAGCACGACTTATCAAGTGCATGCGGTTTCCGAAGAATGAACACGGTGGCATATGCTGTGAACCTGGCTTCAAGAACTCGAACTTCGGCATTGACGTACGTTCGTCAGAAGACATAATGTTACAAGGACTGATTCTATTTGGTGCATGCTCTAGTTCCACCGGGTCTAACCAGTCAGATTCCGTTTTCAAAGGAATGTCTCCTGCTAACCCAGTAGAAGACCAGCATGTGAAAATTGTCATTTCCGGTGTTCCACAGCACCAGTCAGAAACGCTGACGTTTGAATACGACAACGTCGATGTCCCGTTACAAGAAGTATACCACCTGTTCCTTAAGGAACCGGTACTGCTGAAGAAATGTCGCTTGTATGCAATCCAGGTCAAACTGGATTTGTTTCTTCCATATCAGACATACAGCGGAGTAAATGGGCTTTCAGAGGTCGACAGCGGATCAATCAGATTCAACTTCCATACCCACCAGTCTTTGATAGCTACGACAGTAGAAAAAGGTCAAATAGCCGGACTACTTTTCTGTAAGGTTCCGGACCCAGAGCGCAATGAAACTTCACTGTCTCCACGTGGCTCGCCGGTGAAACGGGACATGAGAGAAGATTTTCGCTCTTGTTTTACCAAGAAGGAACTTTTTCCATCAAGCTCTTATTAG